A window of Corallococcus macrosporus DSM 14697 contains these coding sequences:
- the folD gene encoding bifunctional methylenetetrahydrofolate dehydrogenase/methenyltetrahydrofolate cyclohydrolase FolD, producing the protein MNAQLIDGKAVAARVRAEVKAEVDRLKRERGLTPGLAVVRVGEDPASKVYVNGKKKAAEEVGFHSWEHHPDADITQDALLALIHQLNQDPAVHGILVQLPLPRHLDPDVIIAAVKPEKDVDGFHPLNAGNLLLGRPATRACTPHGVMRLLEEVGVEPAGQRAVVVGRSNIVGKPMALMLLQRNATVTVCHSKSDLRREVEGADILVVAVGVAELVKGAWLKPGAVVIDVGMNRKPDGKLVGDVEFAAAAERASFITPVPGGVGPMTIAMLMRNTLDAAVRYGLAPVVR; encoded by the coding sequence GTGAATGCCCAGTTGATTGATGGCAAGGCCGTGGCGGCGCGCGTGAGGGCGGAGGTCAAGGCGGAGGTGGACCGGCTCAAGCGCGAGCGCGGCCTGACGCCGGGCCTGGCCGTGGTGCGCGTGGGGGAGGACCCCGCCTCCAAGGTCTACGTCAACGGGAAGAAGAAGGCCGCCGAGGAGGTGGGCTTCCACTCCTGGGAGCACCACCCGGACGCGGACATCACCCAGGACGCGCTGCTGGCCCTCATCCACCAGCTCAACCAGGACCCGGCGGTGCACGGCATCCTGGTGCAGCTCCCCCTGCCCAGGCACCTCGACCCGGACGTCATCATCGCCGCCGTGAAGCCGGAGAAGGACGTGGACGGCTTCCACCCGCTCAACGCCGGCAACCTGCTGCTGGGCCGGCCCGCTACCCGGGCCTGCACGCCCCATGGCGTGATGCGGCTGCTGGAGGAGGTGGGCGTGGAGCCCGCGGGCCAGCGGGCCGTGGTGGTGGGGCGCAGCAACATCGTGGGCAAGCCCATGGCGTTGATGCTGCTCCAGAGGAACGCCACCGTCACCGTCTGCCACAGCAAGAGCGACCTGCGCCGGGAGGTGGAGGGCGCGGACATCCTGGTGGTGGCGGTGGGCGTGGCGGAGCTGGTGAAGGGCGCGTGGCTCAAGCCCGGCGCGGTGGTGATTGACGTGGGGATGAACCGCAAGCCGGACGGCAAGCTGGTGGGCGACGTGGAGTTCGCGGCGGCCGCCGAGCGCGCGTCGTTCATCACCCCCGTGCCCGGCGGCGTGGGGCCCATGACCATCGCCATGCTGATGCGCAACACGCTCGACGCGGCCGTGCGCTACGGCCTGGCGCCCGTCGTCAGGTAG
- a CDS encoding class I SAM-dependent methyltransferase — protein sequence MSAVSPLAQPEAWNLVAPEYVRELVAPFETFSRDALLRAGVASGTRVVDVAAGPGTLALLAAREGARVTAVDFSAEMIAALRARATEARLDIDALEGDGMALPFEDGAFDAAFSMFGLIFFPDRARGFQELHRVLRPGGRAVVSSWPPFDRSREMRAVYTRLWEKLGVTPAQLNAGPMSDPDTCQREMASAGFVKVTVHEVQAHLDYPSTAVMVDATTRSSAPAVLARRALGAQWEPLFWSMHEHAQAELGAGPQRVTLTAYLTTGARP from the coding sequence ATGTCCGCCGTGTCGCCGCTCGCACAACCCGAGGCCTGGAACCTCGTGGCGCCGGAGTACGTGCGCGAGCTGGTTGCCCCGTTCGAGACCTTCTCCCGGGACGCCCTCCTCCGCGCGGGGGTGGCGTCGGGGACGCGCGTGGTGGACGTCGCCGCCGGGCCGGGCACGCTCGCGCTGCTCGCCGCGCGAGAAGGCGCCCGCGTCACGGCGGTGGACTTCTCCGCGGAGATGATTGCCGCCCTGCGCGCCCGGGCCACCGAGGCGCGGCTCGACATCGACGCCCTGGAGGGTGACGGCATGGCGCTGCCCTTCGAGGACGGCGCGTTCGACGCGGCCTTCTCCATGTTCGGCCTGATCTTCTTCCCGGACCGGGCCCGAGGCTTCCAGGAGCTGCACCGGGTGCTGAGGCCCGGGGGGCGGGCCGTCGTGTCCAGTTGGCCGCCTTTCGACCGCTCCCGGGAGATGCGCGCCGTGTACACGCGACTCTGGGAGAAGCTGGGCGTGACGCCGGCCCAGCTCAACGCCGGGCCCATGTCCGACCCGGACACCTGTCAGCGGGAGATGGCCAGCGCGGGCTTCGTGAAGGTCACGGTGCACGAGGTGCAGGCCCACCTCGACTACCCCTCCACCGCGGTCATGGTGGACGCCACCACCCGCTCCAGCGCCCCGGCCGTGCTGGCGCGCCGGGCGCTGGGCGCGCAGTGGGAGCCGCTGTTCTGGTCCATGCACGAGCACGCCCAGGCGGAGCTGGGGGCGGGGCCCCAGCGCGTCACCCTCACGGCCTACCTGACGACGGGCGCCAGGCCGTAG
- a CDS encoding ADP-ribosylglycohydrolase family protein — MVSRAERMEGGIYGLLVGDALGVPYEFHAPEQLPPPEHLDFQPPAGFHRAHDGVPPGTWSDDGAHALCLLDSLLYNGRLDPEDLGRRLVNWLEWGYLAVDGQVFDVGIQTRLALATVHAGTPALMAGPKGERDNGNGSLMRVLPLALWHSGPDAKLASDAMTQSRVTHGHLRSQVCCAVYCLWARRLLEGAGASEGWTDAVATFRTLHPEGFEARTELDTHVLPPGWETVRGTGTGYVVDCLRSARQCVVEHGTYEQVVKAAVRLGRDTDTTAAVAGGLAGLIHGVNDIPARWREGLRGRELLQPMLQKLLKAAVR; from the coding sequence ATGGTGAGTCGCGCGGAGCGGATGGAAGGCGGCATCTACGGGCTGCTGGTGGGGGATGCGCTGGGCGTGCCCTACGAGTTCCACGCGCCGGAGCAGCTTCCTCCACCCGAGCACCTCGACTTCCAGCCTCCCGCGGGCTTCCACCGCGCGCATGACGGCGTGCCGCCGGGCACCTGGTCGGATGACGGCGCGCACGCGCTGTGCCTGCTGGACTCCTTGCTCTACAACGGACGGCTGGACCCGGAGGACCTGGGCCGCCGGCTGGTGAACTGGCTGGAGTGGGGCTACCTCGCGGTGGACGGCCAGGTCTTCGACGTGGGCATCCAGACCCGGCTCGCCCTGGCCACCGTGCACGCGGGGACGCCCGCGTTGATGGCCGGCCCCAAGGGCGAGCGCGACAACGGCAATGGTTCGCTGATGCGCGTGTTGCCGCTGGCGCTCTGGCATTCCGGCCCGGACGCGAAGCTGGCCTCGGACGCGATGACCCAGTCGCGCGTCACGCACGGGCACCTGCGCTCCCAGGTGTGCTGCGCGGTGTATTGCCTGTGGGCCCGTCGCCTCCTCGAGGGCGCTGGCGCCTCGGAGGGGTGGACGGACGCCGTGGCGACCTTCCGCACGCTGCATCCCGAGGGCTTCGAGGCCCGGACCGAGCTGGACACCCACGTCCTGCCGCCGGGCTGGGAGACGGTTCGCGGCACCGGCACGGGCTATGTCGTGGATTGCCTCCGCTCCGCGCGCCAGTGCGTGGTTGAGCACGGCACCTACGAACAGGTGGTGAAGGCCGCGGTGCGCCTGGGCCGCGACACCGACACCACCGCGGCGGTGGCGGGAGGCCTCGCCGGGCTCATCCACGGCGTCAATGACATCCCTGCCCGGTGGCGTGAGGGGTTGCGCGGGCGTGAGCTGCTACAGCCCATGTTACAGAAGCTGCTCAAGGCCGCCGTGAGGTGA